Proteins encoded in a region of the Armatimonadota bacterium genome:
- a CDS encoding hypothetical protein (possible pseudo, frameshifted) has protein sequence MQIDESFYQRVLEQSPDAVMVTTADPDTPGPVIVYVNPAFTRLTGYSCEEAAGETPRILQGKRTQPEMLDDLRRCLQMGQPVTGRAFYYRKSGEEFLMESSISPLHDSSGNITHLVAVLRDVTSVWRVEETLKQNERLLQHITDTLPAVLFIYDMQMGRLSYVSRESLAIVGYLPDELTGSDILLEALLHPDDLPMVTREMLRLQRASDGTMVEAECRVRHQAGDWKWLALRVVVFDRLPDGGARQLLGVAIDVTESRRLREQLVQSSKLESLGRLAGGVAHDFNNLLTVIQSYAEMAQSVLPEGNAVHTYVGQILKASEQASNLTNQMLAFARRRIISPQVFNLNELVRETEVFLRRLIPENIQMVTVLSPDLWQVHADPTQIEQVILNLVINARDAMPEGGGAHH, from the coding sequence GTGCAGATAGATGAGTCGTTTTACCAGAGGGTGCTGGAGCAGTCGCCGGACGCTGTGATGGTGACTACCGCTGACCCGGATACGCCCGGACCAGTCATTGTATACGTTAATCCCGCGTTTACCCGCCTGACGGGCTACTCATGCGAGGAGGCAGCAGGCGAAACACCCCGTATCTTACAGGGTAAGCGCACCCAGCCCGAGATGCTCGATGATTTGAGGCGTTGCCTTCAGATGGGACAACCTGTTACCGGGCGTGCGTTCTACTACCGTAAGAGCGGCGAGGAGTTTCTGATGGAATCTTCCATCTCCCCCCTGCACGACAGTTCGGGCAACATCACCCACCTCGTGGCGGTGCTGCGCGATGTCACCAGTGTATGGCGAGTGGAAGAGACGCTGAAGCAGAACGAACGCCTGCTACAACACATCACCGATACTCTGCCTGCGGTGCTGTTCATCTACGATATGCAAATGGGCAGGCTCAGCTATGTCAGCCGCGAGTCGCTGGCGATAGTGGGCTATCTGCCCGATGAGTTAACTGGCAGTGACATCCTGTTGGAGGCTCTGCTACATCCCGACGACCTGCCGATGGTCACCAGAGAGATGCTCAGGCTGCAACGCGCCTCTGACGGTACTATGGTAGAGGCGGAGTGTCGAGTGCGACACCAGGCGGGCGACTGGAAATGGCTGGCGTTGCGTGTGGTGGTGTTCGACAGGCTTCCCGATGGCGGTGCGAGGCAGTTGCTGGGCGTGGCAATAGATGTGACCGAGTCACGGCGTTTGCGCGAGCAGCTGGTGCAGTCTTCCAAATTGGAAAGCCTGGGTAGGCTGGCAGGCGGGGTAGCACACGATTTCAACAACCTGCTAACCGTCATCCAGAGCTACGCCGAGATGGCACAATCCGTGCTGCCAGAGGGAAATGCGGTGCACACGTACGTCGGGCAAATCCTTAAAGCCTCCGAACAGGCGAGTAATCTGACCAACCAGATGCTGGCTTTTGCGCGTCGGCGCATCATCTCGCCACAGGTGTTTAACCTGAACGAACTGGTACGCGAAACGGAGGTATTCCTGCGTCGCCTGATACCCGAAAACATCCAGATGGTGACGGTGCTATCCCCAGACCTCTGGCAAGTGCACGCTGACCCCACCCAGATCGAACAGGTCATCCTGAATCTGGTCATTAACGCCAGAGACGCCATGCCCGAAGGCGGGGGTGCTCACCATTGA
- a CDS encoding hypothetical protein (possible pseudo, frameshifted) gives MLTIETANVALDEAYVAHHTEVQQGEYVLLAVSDTGVGMDQHTLGRVFEPFFTTKEVGKGTGLGLSICYGVVKQAGGSIWAYSELGKGTTFKVYLPRAIDIPTALPDRVVKRMVEGGNETVLVVEDNDAVREVAVATLQTRGYRVLQAADGEEALELVQSLTEPVHLLLTDVIMPRLSGAALAMKLREIQPQMKVLYTSGYTENVIVHHGVLIEGTAFLPKPYRPAELARRVREVLDTG, from the coding sequence GTGCTCACCATTGAGACGGCAAACGTAGCGCTGGACGAAGCGTACGTTGCCCACCATACGGAGGTGCAACAGGGCGAGTACGTGTTGCTGGCAGTGAGCGACACTGGCGTCGGTATGGACCAACACACGCTCGGTCGCGTATTCGAGCCCTTTTTCACCACCAAAGAAGTGGGCAAGGGCACCGGCTTGGGGTTGTCTATCTGTTATGGTGTCGTCAAGCAGGCGGGAGGCAGTATCTGGGCGTACAGCGAACTGGGCAAGGGCACGACCTTTAAGGTATACCTGCCCCGTGCAATAGATATTCCCACTGCCCTGCCCGATCGGGTGGTAAAGCGAATGGTGGAGGGAGGTAACGAAACCGTACTGGTGGTAGAAGATAATGATGCGGTGCGAGAGGTGGCAGTCGCCACCCTGCAAACACGTGGATACCGTGTGCTACAGGCGGCGGACGGCGAAGAGGCTTTAGAGCTGGTGCAGAGCTTGACAGAGCCGGTACACTTGCTGTTGACCGACGTCATCATGCCGAGGCTGAGCGGAGCGGCACTCGCCATGAAACTGCGCGAAATACAACCGCAGATGAAGGTGCTCTACACCTCGGGCTACACTGAGAACGTGATTGTGCATCACGGCGTGCTGATAGAGGGAACCGCTTTCCTGCCTAAGCCGTATCGCCCCGCCGAGCTCGCCCGCCGCGTGCGTGAGGTGCTGGATACCGGATAG